The following are encoded in a window of Loxodonta africana isolate mLoxAfr1 chromosome Y, mLoxAfr1.hap2, whole genome shotgun sequence genomic DNA:
- the LOC135229040 gene encoding zinc finger protein OZF-like, which translates to MLPVFNRIHTVENLCESNEGNQCGKTFSRVPNLTVQKRNPPEVNPFECSDCEKAIMDPSSHNHHACQFIASREACGGTTPMRPLSGKKPHKCEVCGKDFICISTLKNPVTTLTSDNQYKCNEYGKDFCSFSSFWTHVRGHKGECKESSSSDPLSLLFYNRDKPYECREFRKAFSFSSALTAHLGTHSEERPYECNECGKAFRWPSYLTKHMRTHSGERPYECQECGKGFSQSGHLTTHIRTHTGQRPYECKECGKTFSRVSTLTTHITTHSGEKPYECKQCGKAFRQFSGLISHRRIHTGERPYQCKECGKAFRYSSAIALHRRIHSAVRPYECKECGKSFKYSSTFTSHIRIHSGERPYECKECGKVFRQSSNLTVHRRIHSGERPYECKECGKAFNCSSHLSNHRRTHSGDKAYKRTQCGKAFSQVSFLTKHIRTHSGEKPYECKQCGKAFRQSSDLVTHRRVHTGERPYQCKECGKAFVISRPSEDI; encoded by the coding sequence ATGTTACCTGTTTTTAACAGAATTCATACAGTAGAAAACCTCTGTGAAAGTAACGAAGGCAATCagtgtgggaaaaccttcagcCGGGTTCCAAATCTTACCGTGCAgaaaagaaatcctccagaagtaAATCCTTTTGAATGCTCTGACTGTGAAAAAGCCATCATGGATCCCTCATCACATAACCACCATGCCTGTCAGTTTATTGCATCTAGAGAAGCCTGTGGTGGTACCACTCCTATGAGACCTCTTAGTGGCAAGAAACCCCATAAGTGTGAGGTATGTGGGAAGGATTTCATTTGTATCTCAACTCTTAAGAATCCTGTGACAACACTCACTAGTGACAATCAGTATAAATGTAATGAGTATGGGAAAGATTTCTGTAGTTTCTCGTCCTTTTGGACACATGTGAGAGGTCACAAGGGTGAATGTAAAGAAAGTTCTTCTAGTGACCCTTTATCCCTCCTTTTCTATAACAGAGATAAGCCCTATGAATGTAGGGAATTTAGGAAAGCCTTTAGtttttcctcagccctcactGCACATTTAGGAACTCACAGTGAAGAGAGGCCTTacgaatgtaatgaatgtgggaaagcctttagatggCCCTCATACCTCACTAAGCATatgcgaactcacagtggagagaggccttatgaatgtcaggaatgtgggaaaggcTTTAGTCAGTCAGGACACCTCACTacccatataagaactcacactgggcagaggccttatgaatgtaaggaatgtgggaaaacctttagtcGGGTCTCaaccctcactacacatataacaactcacagtggagagaagccttatgaatgtaagcaatgtgggaaagcttttagGCAGTTCTCAGGCCTCATATCACATAGAAGGATTCATACTGGAGAAAGGCCATatcaatgtaaggaatgtgggaaagcctttaggtaTTCTTCAGCCATCGCTTTGCATAGGAGAATTCATAGCGCTgtcaggccttatgaatgtaaggaatgtgggaaatcaTTTAAGTATTCTTCTACCttcacttcacatataagaattcacagtggagagaggccttatgaatgtaaggaatgtgggaaagtttTTAGGCAATCCTCAAACCTCACTGTACATAGAAGGATTCACAGTGGAGAAAGGCCttacgaatgtaaggaatgtggaaaagcctttaattGTTCCTCACATCTCAGTAATCAcagaagaactcacagtggagacaagGCATATAAACGTacacaatgtgggaaagcctttagtcaggtcTCATTCCTCACtaaacatataagaactcacagtggagagaagccttatgaatgtaaacagtgtgggaaagcctttagacaGTCCTCAGACCTCGTGACACATAGAAGagttcatactggagagaggccatatcaatgtaaggaatgtgggaaggccttcgtGATTTCTCGTCCTTCAGAAGACATATAA